AAGACACACACTAATCACAAAAGCCCAAGAGATAAGGGGGTGTAAGATCTTTGCTCCCAGATGACGCTCAGAGGAGGTGGTGttgtaaaatgtataaatagGATGAGGAGAGTCTACTCAGGACTTCTTGGGAGGGTGAATTCTGGAAGAAACCATTAACAGACTAGCGGAGTTTAGAAGAgtgagcattttatatatattttaacaaactCTAAACATAGGGAGTTGAAGGACAGGAGCAGGAGAACAAACAGGATATCTGGACAAAAGGATTTCTGTGAAGTTAGAAGACATGCGTTAGCAAAAGTCACATTTAGATTATGGCTGAGAGCAACATAActctaccattttattttttaaattttattttatattgaagtatagttgattaacaatgctgtgttagtttcaggtgtacagcaaagtggttcagttatacatatacatgtatctattcttttcaaattctttttctttagattttttgggatgtggaccatttttaaagtctttattgaatttgttacaacatttcttctgttctatgttttggtttttttggccatgcggcatgtgggatcttagttccctgaccagggatcaaacccacaccccctgcattggaaggcaaagtcttaaccactggactgccagggaagtcccctctttttcaaattcttttcacatttaggctaccattttatttttaaatgattttaaactccacacaaattatttatatttttttctaataaaataatctCTTCACACGCAAAAGAGCTAGGGAGATAGGTTATAGTATTAAATGATGTCAAATATACATTTATGCTTTAAAACAgcaatgttgggacttccctggctgtccagtggttaagacttcaccttccaatgcagggggtgcaggttcaatccctggttggggagctaagagcccacatgcatcgcagccaaaaaactaaaacataaagcaaaagcaatattgtaacaaattcaataaagactttaaaaatggtccacatcaaaaaaaaaaaaaaccttaaaaaaaaaaagcactgttaCCTATTAAATTTAATGTTGGTGGAGAGTTTTACTTTTGCCTAATGTGTATATTCACAGTGATTACAAGCAAATACTGAGTAAATATAGAGCTATAAGACACTCTTGAAGAAAAATGTGCAGTTGTATGACTCCCAGAACATGAGTAgatattttgttttacatttatctCAACGTCTTCTCAAAGTTAACTCAGCACCattgcatcatcatcatcatcttcataaAAGAACCGTCTAAAATACTGAATATACTGAACTGAGAAAAACAGTTTCAAAAGGATTATCTTTGACAGGAGAAGTGTCTTTAGCTGCAGTTGTATGGCTGAGTTGGAGACAACACGTGGCGACCATTTACCTTCAAAGTCAGTGTTCTTTCCTAACTCTGGCTATAAGACTATAAACActggagtttcctcaaaagagGCCCAGGATGAAAATTTCATGTAAAAGGTACCTACAGGACAATTCTGACTGAAGTTACCGAAGTTCCTACACAAACTAACTGtttctgaaatgaaaacaaaactcagTATCAATACCAAAGGAagcaaatatatgtttatatattgatCACCTGTGCCTAGCTGCAAAATTAATACTGTACCAGATTAGagaaaaattcacaaaagaagtTCAGGGAAAAATCACACACTTCATACCGCAAAGGGAAATGGGAAATTTAGTTGTCTAAACAGaactgttttcatcttttctttttggtaacctaATTCcagtatttgaaaattaaataaatgtgtttttcaaGTCTCATTGCGTCTTGGGCTCCTTGCACTAGAGGCTGTGAGCCCAGCTGGGGGAGGAGCCTATTCCTCTCAAAATGTAATTCCTCAGACTCATAAATTtcacagaatatttattttagttttcactgATTTGGGGAAATAACAGGTATTGAAAAGAGGCTTTTCATGGTGTTTAGTTTCTTCCTTTACTTGCTTAGTTTCCTTGTGGACTAGGCCCGGATAGGTATGCTATTTTCTGGAAACCAAATGGTTCTACTTACACACACATTCTGCCCGGGTACATGTCAGTGTCACGTACTAGGATTGGTCTGTAGGTAGGGGCTACTGCATACCCTGCAAAGACTACAGAAAAATATGACAAACTAGAgtatccatccctccctccaggtTCATGGGATTTAATACAGAAATCCACACTTTCCTCACTTGCTATTTAAATGCTCCCGGTTAGTGactaaaggagaaaattaaataataaataaaatggattaattcCAAATTTGTCTAAGTGTACCACCTCCTACTTAGTTACccagaaatactttaaaaaagcatATAACAGGGCCATGAATCTAGAACTGCTAAATGGATTCATTCACACCCCTCCATGAAGCAATCTAGGTGGGTTCTATCCCTCTCTATAAAAATGAATCTAGTATGCAGAATTATTTCTCTTAGAGAAGACTAACAATTTATGGTTTCATTTAATAAAGAATTAATGATACCCTTCATGGATGATCTCAGAACTTTTGGATCCTTGTCTTCAACTTTGATTTTAGGGGTCCAATGAAATGGTAAGGGCAACATAATCTTCCATAAATATAATTCAAGCAGCCTGTGACAACAAAGGCAAGAAGGGAGTATTTCAAGATCTTAGAAGTCGGTATGCTTGGCACACTCTAATGGCTCTTATATCCTTTGGCTGTTAAGCATGGAAACTTTCTATGGAATATCCATTACTCATTCCCTCTGCTCTAAACTCATAGCCTGTCAGAAAAAAATGGCtggcgggggtgggaggtggtacAGAGGAAGCCAAActtaaaaagcaggaaaaggcAGAGACGAGTCAATTCATCGAAGATTTACACCTTGTTTTCAAtggcttctttcatttcatttcccctgactttttaaaattagcaaataCACTGGACCCAGGAGGAAAACAcatggggaaaaacaaaacaacaaaaacaaagcagtGCAAATCTCTGTGACTTGTACAATAGCTCTTACTGGGTCCTGGTGTTTGAGTGGCTGAATGAACTGCGGTCTGTTTTTCATTACTCTCCATCTGGAGCTGCGGCCTGCTTTGTTCAGCAATTTCTGGTCATTTGGGCCTGCTGGTgactgttttgttttatgttgccATATTATACAGAACGAAAGCTGCCGCAGCCACCACCCAAGAAAGAACAATCCTGAAAACGAGAGGTTATGTTGAAAGAGCTCCCCACGACCCCTTCCGGAATAGAGAGTGAGTGTGTTTATCCGGGCCTGCCTACCATACAGACTtagaggcctgggggtggggtggggtgcaggagggAACAAAAGCCCTTCCTTCAGATGCTAAGACCCAGGAAGTGTCCAGAGTTGGGTTAATTCTGACGCCTTTTCACCTCTAAGGAGACTAGCGCATGTACTTTCTCATACCTCACTTGCAACAGCTCCTGAAAAACTGAACTCATATCATGtctctaaaaacaaaatcaataaatccTGTCTTCATAATATTTGGTTTCAATTGCATAGCCTTAGTCCAGAGGCCACATTGCAAATGATTCAAAAGCAAGTGTCTCCAAGAAGACCGAATCCAATTTTCATTCTTTAATGACAGGCTCAATGCCCTTagtgattttgtttaaaaaagccACCTCAGACACCGTTTCCATTTCCCTCCTTAAGAAAGCAATGGTCAAGAAGAACTCTCTTCTACCTTTTCGTTAAAGAAGCAAAGGGTAACATTCTCTCTTAATTCATTGCTATTTTCAGCTAactttaatttacaaaaacaaagaaacataggCAGGTGCTACTAAGGTTTAACAGAAAgaacagccaaaatataaatataattgaaaccACTTTAGTTTTTCCAAGagctgttttgcctttttttttttttttttccctagaaaagaCAATATAACAAGTTGGGAGAAATGTAAAGTTAATAATAATCTATCACCTTAACACAAAGATTTTCCCTGCTTAATATTGCCATTTTATACAGTCAGCATGAGGTATTGTTGAGCATTAcctatgtattaactcatttaattatcaAGTCAGGccctattattatcattttatagatggggaaactgaggcacccagCAAAGTTAAGGGATTGACCACAGGTCACACATCTATGAAGTGGAAAGGCAGTGTTTGCACCAAGCATCCTGGCCACCCACAGACATAACGATGAGCACTCCTGACTGTCAAATATTTCCATAGCTCCATGTTTATGGTACACATGATTTTATATTCTTCCATACTCACTGAACTTCCTCTAATAAACAATCCCATGGTTTGTCGTAGTTTAGTCCTCTCGACTATCATGGTAATGGCTGTATAACAGTGCTACCCATAGAGAGAATAAAGTGGTGCTAAGCGTGAGcatataaaacactttaaaaatatgtctgaaTAAAATCTCTCAGTAGAATTAGTAGCATCATAGTACATTCCCGATTGCTCTTTtcataatgactttttttttcttttacattttgatatttattaacaaaaatgGTCCAGAAAAGTCCTGGGTCAACATTACAGTGataagcattaaaataaaaattcttagttGTACTGTTTCTAGGGGACAGTAACCAATCCAGAAAGCTGTTTTATCTCCTAAAACGGAACTTAAATCACACTATTCAAGCGTTagatttcaaaagaaattcttcctcttctcttttgtcAAAGCAAAATATACCGGAGGTCTTTGTTTTTACCTGCAAGGCTGCCTTCCCGAGAAGCTCATGCATATGTGGATGGATGAAGGAGGGTCGGGTGGAGGGAGAAggcagacaaaaaagaaaaagataaaatcgTAAAGTAGGAAATAAAAGCTAGTGAGGAAGACAGGCTACCAACTGCCCAGGGATTGTTCACTGAAGTAAATCCTCTAGTCCCTCCAGATCCATTTCCAGAGAGGAGTTGAGTGAGGCCAGAGCAGATGACGCATCCTTGCTTCTCTGAACACTTGGTTTGGGTTGGGGCGTTTCTGGTTGGATGGATTCCTTCTTGATGTCTTTACCTCCACTGAGGATCCACTGGCTCTCAAAAAAGAACTGGTTTGGATGACTCAAAGAAAAGCCACAATCATCTACATCATGTGTCATCTTGAAGAACTTCTGACAGGCTACCTGGTAATGTGTCCCTTTTACTAAATCCAAAATCTGGTTGATCCCTGAGGGAAGGATCTTGTACACTTGCATCTTCTGCCTCAGCCGTTGAGGATCACTGTGCCAGAAAGGGCACCCATGATAATCCCCTTGGCTTGGTGGATTGGTTAGGATAATCTTCAGGCAACTGTAAAGTGTGCAGTCTGTCCTCTTGCCTTCCTTTCCAAAGCTGTGACGGACATTGTAAGAGTAGCCTTTATCAGATTTATCTGGATCCATCTTTCCTCTGATAAATGTCTGCTTCCAGAACTGCCACGCCTGTTCCAAGGTTAGGCCAATGTCCTTCAGGAAGAGGCCGTACTGCGTGAGGCCCCCATGACGAAGATGGTGATTTTCCCATAGGGCTTTATGTAGCTGATCTCTGCAAGGTGGGAAGGATTTGGTAGAAAGCGAATCGATCTGATCTAAAGAAACCTTCCCAACATTTGCCTGTGTACTGTAGTCTTGACCAGTGTACGAATGACTGAGGTGGCTGAGCAGTGGCTGGAGGCTCTCACCTGACTGCACAGCAGGCAAGGACCTGGCTGTTAAAGCCAAAACCTTGGACAGTTTGGTTTTAAATTCATTCAGGATGATCGCCGCAATGTCCTTGAGTTGTACATAAGCAAAGCCATTTTCCAAATAGACTTTCCTTCCTTGGAACAAATCCAGAGCATCAGCAAAAGGGCCCTCATAAACTGACTCCAACTGAACCCCACCTAAACGGTGTGATGAAGCCACAATATCCTGTTCTCGGAGAGTCTTCTCTTCATCACTTATAGCCTCAAACTGCAAATGGCTATCCTTTAAGAAACTCTGAATTTTGTCCTTGGGTAAAATACTGAATTGAAATAGAAGGAGATTTATTTCTTGTTGAATGAACCAGCGCCTAAGCTCTTCAGACTGGCAGTAAGCAAGGtgtaaaataaagtgagaaaCGTGATCTCTTCTTTGGGGTTCATATTCATCTTCCAAGTTTTCTCTGTAGGAAAACTTAAGCTTCCGAAGCTCAGCCTCCAGCTTTCTCTGGTACTGCTCGGTTCCTTTCACATAGCTCACACCAAGACTCTTAACTGCTTTCAGCAATTTAACTCTATCGATAGCCAAGTTTTCAAATTCTATCAAAGATATGTTTCCAGAAGGCGGCTGCAAGTAAAACAGAAGGCTATGTGGGTAGCAAGCATTCCTCTGGTCATCTgccaacctcagtttcctccgaTTTCCTCCAAGAAACTGCATCTTGTTACGTCCAGCCACTCCAGACGTGAAAACAGACAAACCCCGGCAAGCATTTTCCCCGGGGAGGGGGGGGGCGGGAGAGTTCGTACAGGACCCCATATTGACTTTTAAAAGGCTCTACCAAATTAGCATGGTCCTAATGAAGAAGGGGTGAATTAGTTTCACAGTAACCAGCCTTGGAAGGCCCACATGTTACGTCTGCATCCTGAGTGGATAGAAACTATCACTGCAAGTTGCTTCCATTTGCATGTTTCCAATCATTAACTGATTTATTCCGGGGACACTGGGCCTTTGTAGCCCTCCCAAGTGTGTTTCTCCCCCTACCATCCCTTCTCCCACTGGACGTGTAAGTGGGGAGTCCTCCTTGCTCCTAACTCCATATGGCTTCCCTCCTACCTAAAATCTCCAATGTAAATCTCACCTCACAACATTTTATAACCAATGCACCTTCATTTTCACCATGGTCTACAGATTCCTGGTATCATTCCTCCTATTTCCCCACAAATACCTTCTGCATCAGTCCATTTTTCCAGTACTACCCCTGCTCCAATTCTTGGCTATTTAAAACAATACTTCAATGCTGCTCTGGTGCCTGGTCCCATCAGCTCCTTGAATTCACAGTGACCTTCTTTCCAACTTCGGCAACTTGCTCACACACTCATCAATGACTATAAACAACTTTCCATGAATGGAATTGCTCTCTTTTCCCAACTGTATGGAGTTTCTACCTATAACTACTTCAGGGgccatttttctgaagaaaataataatactctAAATAGGACTTAAAGTATCATTAAAGTAGTATTTTTCCCCAGACATGGAAGTGGCAGTAGTATCTCTCTGACGACGAGGGCTTACTTTTAGGGTACCCGCTCCATGTGCTTGGTGAAAGATGTGATTCAGTCACTACTGCCATCCACAGGCTCCAAACGCTGAGGCCAGAAAATGCCATTGGAGGCTTTTATTAGTGTGAAATGACCGTGTGATCACCTGCCTCTTTGACATGAGCCTCAAGGCAAAAAGTCTAACAGCCCTCTGCCCTCCCATAAGATCATCCTTAACTGCCTTTCCTTCAATGATGTCCCGAGGGGGTTCTgtggtccctccctccctttatttctccttatctttcttccctccttccctccctccactttCTCCTTCCAAATTTATCAGTGCTTATTACGTTTGAGACCAGTAGTCTCCAAACTACTTTTTATATCcatattattatgaataaaaatatcttaGAGCAGCAAActcaatatttatacatttatgtgtTTAAAACATGAGCATTTATAAAACTATACCAACAGGTACATTATAAAACACACATATAAAACACACAGAAACTTGACATCAAAACAGAGAtatgttctaatattttcttcgaGTATTTCCAATAGACAGTCAAGCATTCCCCTGTAACTCCCTTCTCTGAAGATACATTTTCTAGATTACACAGGTCCTGTCTTCACTGAGTCTAAAGGTTtctttggagagagagaggaaattaaATAAGCAGTTACAAGAAGATGTGGACAGGAGTGTTAGGGGTTGAGGTAAGTATACCCACCACATCTGTCCAGGTCAGCACCCCACTGTTAAGAGATAATTGCTTATGGAAACTCTCACAAGCCGTTTCAGCTACATCCCCTTCCTCTTCAAGCCTTATGATTATAGTCTAAGATACAGCTTTTCCAGGTTAGCAATGGACCCTTTTGGTTTCACCAGTGTTGTACAGTGACAACAGATACTTGCATTCCCAAGCAAACCTTTGCCTAGTGGAGGGTCCCTCCATATGGACCACTCCAAGGATCAGGCAGGTCATGGGACCCACTGAGGTTCACAgggcttgcttgtctgtgaagcatCTGCCTTTGTGACTGGGGCTCAATCAGTATTACTGACTGCCTGAGTTGGGTGCCTCAATTGTCTCTGGTTGCTCCTGTAGATATTTTTACCCCAAACTTTGGGAATCGGTCAGGCATGTCTGGAAGTGACAGAATTAATAGTCTAAAGCTTCTCACATACCACATGCTTCCCACGGGCTGAGAGTGAAGAATATCTCACAGTCATGGCCCAATGTTGTCCGTATATGTCCTCCAAGGTTCAGTTTTCAGCTGCCTACCCTAACGGACCCCACTCCAGCAGCTCCCCTACAAGTTATCCTTAATGTTATTATCTGCTCCCTTGGTTATGGCCATCATCGTAGCTCTGAGCTTTCTTGTAGCTCCGCCTTGACCTTGCCCACAGGGATGCTACACCAGGGTCCCTAGCTCAGGATGTCAGATACATAACTCACCACCTCTCCCCAAAACCCACCACTACTACTTCTGGACTTCCTACTTCAGTCAATGACACAATGACTTCAGTCAATGACACAGCCCTCTTCCCCAACAATGACAGCTCAACATGTGGGTTTCATTGCCTGCGTCCTTTCACCTTTATAGAAAATATCTAATTCTACCTTTGAAAACTCACGTGACCCCCTTTCCATTTTTCTAACAGTGCCTGAGGGACTTTCCTCATTTTCCTTGTGATCTATGGATTTCAAATGtgcattgcttttttttctgcctctagTTTCTTCCTCCCTGTAACTCAGTTTCACCCACTTTGGCAAAATAACTTTTCTAAAACACAGGTAGAATCATATCATTTCTGCTCAAAAAAACATATAAGGGCTGTGTACAGAATTAAGTTCAAAATATCCAGGATAACTTTATAAATGCCTCCAAAATCTtggccccttccttctttctaccGATAACCTTACCTGggcattttttctattctagttATATGCGTCTGCTCAATTACATTCTGAAATTCTTTCTCCTGAACACCAACCTTTCCCAAGGCCATCCATTCTGCCTTGCCTTTACAAACTTCATTCCCCAAAAGGGAATCTCCATATTCTCCTCCCACAGTATTTTGTGGATCCCTGTATTATAGACACCACTGTTATGCTCTGACATATATTAGGCTGATATAATGATCCTAACACATATATTAAGATTAGTTTCTTGGTTTTCTTGGTGGTTTCCTTTTCAACTAGAAATTGAACTATTAGATGACAGAAATGATGTCTTATTAATTTTTGTCTTGTAGTAGCTAAATACCTGGGGGAATTGTGAGTTTACAGGACACAGGGAATgttgttttttcccttaattGCTGAATTGAATCTGACCATTACCCAATTAAGCCAGGATATATTCTCAGTGTATAAGTGTTCCGAAAACATGCACGCATTATATTTGTACATGAAATAGGGGCAGTGTTTAGAATGATCTTGGCTCTACCATATTTCTTGATGTTGGTATTATAAAAACGACTGGAttagagaaacaacaaataacacatgttACAAAAAGGATTTCAATTTTCCAGTATGAACTCAGTCATGCAAGAGAGCCCATATAGatttcacaaataaatgaatgcagcCCTTAAAAGAGTACTGGATTCCCAGACATGAAAAAAACATGAGCCACAGATATAGCCAAATAACTTCAGAAatatttccaggaaaaaaaaggaagcctcGATAAGATACAAATTCTGAGATCCTGTGAGATGCTTACAGCTGAAACTGAGACACAATGGGCCCATCAGTAAATTCATTCCTAGTCAACCAATGTAGCCAAAGCTTTAAACAACAGATAAATGAGAACGTGTTTTGCATGGGAAAGTTCTCCCCAGAGTTCCTCATTTTTATGTAGGAAATCAATTTGCATCACTGATGATATCATTCAAATCAGACAACCCAAAGTTGTTAGGAGGTAATTTAGTTTTATGCTGAAGCAATTTGATACTTGTTCTGAtttgtgattttcattttgtttgttaatgaaaaaaaattaatgagcaaTGTTACTAGAAATACAACTCATCAAAGCCTCGGCGTGCTTAAAAAGGTTGCCATATACTGTACATTGGGATCGCGGTGCAGCTGGTGCCTGGGCCTCGCCTAGGAGGAGCCATCAGTGGAACACACAGGCGCAAG
This genomic interval from Lagenorhynchus albirostris chromosome 10, mLagAlb1.1, whole genome shotgun sequence contains the following:
- the LOC132528077 gene encoding DNA primase large subunit-like; this encodes MQFLGGNRRKLRLADDQRNACYPHSLLFYLQPPSGNISLIEFENLAIDRVKLLKAVKSLGVSYVKGTEQYQRKLEAELRKLKFSYRENLEDEYEPQRRDHVSHFILHLAYCQSEELRRWFIQQEINLLLFQFSILPKDKIQSFLKDSHLQFEAISDEEKTLREQDIVASSHRLGGVQLESVYEGPFADALDLFQGRKVYLENGFAYVQLKDIAAIILNEFKTKLSKVLALTARSLPAVQSGESLQPLLSHLSHSYTGQDYSTQANVGKVSLDQIDSLSTKSFPPCRDQLHKALWENHHLRHGGLTQYGLFLKDIGLTLEQAWQFWKQTFIRGKMDPDKSDKGYSYNVRHSFGKEGKRTDCTLYSCLKIILTNPPSQGDYHGCPFWHSDPQRLRQKMQVYKILPSGINQILDLVKGTHYQVACQKFFKMTHDVDDCGFSLSHPNQFFFESQWILSGGKDIKKESIQPETPQPKPSVQRSKDASSALASLNSSLEMDLEGLEDLLQ